In a single window of the Marinitoga sp. 38H-ov genome:
- a CDS encoding GGDEF domain-containing protein: MILIEKNIISNNDLKKIKFEYNFLDKADLNSADVIISREKKYDIYTILVVDKLNDEILKAEDFILNPINIEELNYKIMLGINRIKKIEKLNDLLLIDYLTKVYNRRAITDILKKEIERAKRENFSFALSMIDFDNFKKVNDLYGHDSGDAVLREISKLLSSNIRYYDNIGRLGGEEFLVIISHVNKNEAITVAERLRKKVEDYIIKINGYNIKITISQGISIFEDNKNLDQMIKEADIALYKAKSSGKNKVIIYEYPPYN, from the coding sequence CTTAAAAAAGATAAAATTTGAATATAATTTCTTAGACAAAGCAGATTTAAATTCTGCTGATGTTATTATTTCAAGAGAAAAAAAATATGATATTTATACAATATTAGTTGTTGATAAACTTAATGATGAAATTTTAAAAGCTGAAGATTTTATATTAAATCCAATTAATATCGAGGAATTAAATTATAAAATTATGCTTGGTATAAATAGGATAAAAAAAATTGAAAAATTAAATGATTTGCTATTAATAGATTATCTTACTAAGGTATATAATAGGAGAGCTATAACGGATATTTTAAAAAAAGAAATTGAAAGAGCAAAAAGAGAAAATTTTTCATTTGCATTATCAATGATTGATTTTGATAATTTTAAAAAAGTAAATGATCTATACGGTCATGATTCTGGTGATGCTGTATTAAGAGAAATATCTAAATTACTTTCTTCTAATATTAGATATTATGATAATATAGGTAGATTAGGCGGTGAAGAATTTCTTGTTATTATTTCACATGTAAATAAAAATGAAGCTATTACTGTTGCTGAAAGATTAAGGAAAAAGGTAGAAGATTATATAATTAAAATAAATGGTTATAATATTAAAATTACTATAAGCCAGGGAATTTCAATATTTGAAGATAATAAAAATTTAGATCAGATGATAAAAGAAGCTGATATAGCATTATACAAAGCTAAAAGCAGTGGAAAAAATAAAGTAATTATATATGAATACCCCCCCTATAACTGA
- a CDS encoding IS3 family transposase: protein MKCLYSRTKNKYIDIIEDYINFYNNERFQSRLNNMAPVEYWNHVG, encoded by the coding sequence TTGAAATGTTTATATTCAAGAACAAAAAACAAATATATTGATATTATAGAAGATTACATAAATTTCTATAATAATGAGAGGTTTCAATCAAGATTAAATAATATGGCCCCAGTAGAGTACTGGAACCATGTTGGATAA